A genomic region of Roseateles amylovorans contains the following coding sequences:
- a CDS encoding porin family protein has protein sequence MKKISVIAAALLLAGAAQAQSNTSAVYGEVGYTFVTIDAGTDLEPGMLRGIVGWNVHPNLAIEGMLATGVKDDNTFGLKTKVSRAYGVYLKPKYDFGNGFEVFGRLGYADLKLKQSFQGASGTDSGNDVSYGVGASYSFNKNVYGTVDYMSYYDKDGVKGTGFTLGVGYRF, from the coding sequence ATGAAGAAGATCTCCGTTATCGCCGCCGCCCTGCTGCTGGCTGGCGCCGCTCAAGCCCAATCGAACACTTCCGCCGTTTACGGTGAAGTGGGCTACACCTTTGTGACCATCGACGCTGGCACCGATCTGGAACCCGGCATGCTGCGTGGCATCGTCGGCTGGAACGTGCACCCCAACCTGGCCATCGAAGGCATGCTGGCCACCGGCGTCAAGGACGACAACACCTTCGGCCTGAAGACCAAGGTCTCGCGCGCTTACGGCGTGTACCTGAAGCCGAAGTACGACTTCGGCAACGGCTTCGAAGTGTTCGGCCGCCTGGGCTACGCTGACCTGAAGCTGAAGCAGTCGTTCCAAGGCGCCAGCGGCACCGATTCCGGCAACGACGTGTCCTACGGCGTCGGCGCCAGCTACAGCTTCAACAAGAACGTCTACGGCACCGTTGACTACATGAGCTACTACGACAAGGACGGCGTGAAGGGCACTGGCTTCACCCTGGGCGTTGGCTATCGCTTCTGA
- the purH gene encoding bifunctional phosphoribosylaminoimidazolecarboxamide formyltransferase/IMP cyclohydrolase, which produces MAQLTALISVSDKTGIVEFAQALHALNVRLLSTGGTAKLLADAGLPVTEVAQHTGFPEMLDGRVKTLHPKIHGGLLARRDLPEHVSAIQQHGIDTIDILAVNLYPFEATVAKPGCTLEDAIENIDIGGPAMVRSAAKNWKDVTVLTDASQYAQVLEELKAHGKTSDKTRFAASVAAFNRIAQYDAAISNYLSARLDDGSLAEFPAQLNSSFIKVQDLRYGENSHQSAALYRDLYPAPGSLVTGKQLQGKELSYNNIADADAAWECVKSFDVPACVIIKHANPCGVAVAANAAEAYAKAFKTDPTSAFGGIIAFNREVDGAAAQLVAKQFVEVLMAPSFSAEAREIFASKVNVRLLQIELPAAGGKTPFEQGRNAQDVKRVGSGLLVQTADNHFLTKADLKVVTSLQPSAQQLDDLMFAWTVAQYVKSNAIVFCGGGMTLGVGAGQMSRIDSARIASIKAENAGLTLQGSAVASDAFFPFRDGLDVLADAGASCVIQPGGSMRDEEVIAAANERGIAMVFTGVRHFRH; this is translated from the coding sequence TCGCCCAGCACACCGGCTTCCCGGAAATGCTGGACGGCCGCGTCAAGACGCTGCACCCGAAGATCCACGGCGGCCTGCTGGCCCGTCGCGATCTGCCCGAGCATGTGAGCGCCATCCAGCAGCACGGCATCGACACCATCGACATCCTGGCGGTGAATCTCTATCCGTTCGAAGCCACCGTGGCCAAGCCCGGCTGCACGCTGGAAGACGCGATCGAGAACATCGACATCGGCGGTCCGGCCATGGTGCGCAGCGCGGCGAAGAACTGGAAGGACGTCACCGTGCTGACCGACGCTTCGCAATACGCGCAGGTGCTGGAAGAGCTCAAGGCGCACGGCAAGACCAGCGACAAGACCCGTTTCGCGGCATCGGTCGCCGCCTTCAACCGCATCGCCCAATACGACGCGGCAATCAGCAACTACCTCAGCGCACGCCTGGACGACGGCTCGCTGGCCGAGTTCCCCGCGCAGCTCAACAGCAGCTTCATCAAGGTGCAGGATCTGCGCTACGGCGAGAACTCGCATCAAAGCGCCGCGCTCTACCGCGACCTGTATCCGGCCCCCGGCTCGCTGGTCACCGGCAAGCAGCTGCAGGGCAAGGAACTCAGCTACAACAACATCGCCGATGCCGACGCCGCCTGGGAGTGCGTCAAGAGCTTCGACGTGCCGGCCTGCGTGATCATCAAGCACGCCAACCCCTGCGGCGTGGCGGTGGCTGCGAATGCGGCAGAGGCTTATGCCAAGGCCTTCAAGACGGATCCGACCAGCGCCTTCGGCGGCATCATCGCCTTCAACCGCGAGGTGGATGGCGCGGCAGCGCAGCTCGTCGCCAAGCAGTTCGTCGAAGTGCTGATGGCGCCGTCCTTCAGCGCCGAGGCGCGTGAGATCTTCGCCAGCAAGGTGAACGTTCGCCTGCTGCAGATCGAGCTGCCGGCCGCCGGTGGCAAGACCCCGTTCGAACAGGGACGCAATGCGCAGGACGTCAAGCGTGTGGGTTCGGGCCTGCTGGTGCAGACCGCCGACAACCACTTCCTCACCAAGGCGGACCTGAAGGTCGTCACCTCGCTGCAGCCCAGCGCGCAGCAACTGGACGACCTGATGTTTGCCTGGACCGTGGCCCAGTACGTGAAGAGCAATGCCATCGTGTTCTGCGGCGGCGGCATGACGCTGGGTGTGGGTGCCGGTCAGATGAGCCGCATCGACTCCGCCCGCATTGCCTCGATCAAGGCCGAGAACGCCGGCCTCACGCTGCAGGGATCGGCCGTGGCCAGCGATGCCTTCTTCCCGTTCCGCGATGGACTGGATGTGCTGGCCGATGCGGGCGCGAGCTGCGTCATTCAACCGGGCGGCTCGATGCGCGATGAAGAGGTCATCGCAGCCGCGAATGAGCGTGGCATCGCGATGGTGTTCACCGGCGTGCGTCACTTCCGCCACTGA
- a CDS encoding lysophospholipid acyltransferase family protein, producing the protein MVLADLTGLFLAWLARLITGAQGHWKGCPPTAEQRIYFANHQSHFDWVLIWASLPGELRVRTRPIAARDYWTGSKLRTWLTTAVFNAVYVSRTRSTPDEDPLEPLVEALQGGDSLVIFPEGTRSNKGAPQAFKAGLFHLSEQFPDVELIPTWIDNVQRVMPKGEVVPVPILCTVTFGEPMRIEPGEDKRAFLERARAAVMALRPGGWKE; encoded by the coding sequence ATGGTTCTTGCCGATCTCACCGGCCTCTTCCTGGCCTGGCTGGCGCGCCTGATCACTGGTGCGCAGGGGCACTGGAAAGGTTGCCCCCCCACCGCTGAACAGCGCATCTACTTTGCCAACCACCAGAGTCACTTCGACTGGGTGCTCATCTGGGCCTCTCTGCCCGGGGAGCTGCGGGTGCGCACCCGACCCATCGCCGCCCGCGACTACTGGACGGGCAGCAAGCTGCGCACCTGGCTCACCACCGCCGTCTTCAATGCGGTCTATGTCAGCCGCACCCGCAGCACGCCGGATGAAGATCCGCTCGAGCCGTTGGTCGAGGCGCTGCAGGGCGGCGACTCCCTGGTGATCTTTCCCGAAGGCACCCGCTCCAACAAGGGCGCGCCGCAGGCCTTCAAGGCAGGACTCTTCCATTTGTCAGAGCAATTCCCCGATGTGGAGCTGATCCCCACCTGGATCGACAACGTCCAGCGCGTCATGCCCAAGGGCGAGGTCGTGCCGGTGCCGATCCTGTGCACCGTCACCTTCGGTGAGCCGATGCGGATCGAGCCAGGCGAGGACAAGCGCGCCTTTCTGGAACGCGCCCGCGCGGCCGTGATGGCGTTGCGTCCCGGAGGGTGGAAGGAATGA
- a CDS encoding GMC family oxidoreductase → MNADADYLIIGGGSSGAALASRLSESPGCQVLLLEAGGRGDDWVVQTPFAGVLQIATRLHNWGFETTPQPGLNGRRGYQPRGRVLGGSSAINAMVYTRGHPSDYDAWAAAGNAGWSYDEVLPYFIRSEANARLGAPWHGQDGPLRVGDLRTDSPVHAAWRAAARESGHAEQDDFNGASMDGLGTYQVTQFEGERWSVARGYLHPHLGRRHNLQVQTGVRALRLVFEGRRAVGVEALQHGQRRTWRAAREVIVSAGALQSPQLLMLSGIGDGQALRSLGLPVMQHLPGVGAHLHDHPDFVFGYASDRIDLAGFSMRGGVRLLQEIARYRSTRRGMITTNFAECGGFLRTRSGLPAPNVQLHLVVSIVEDHARRLRWGHGLSCHVCLLRPRSRGHLRLQSADPLAAPLIDPAFLQDPEDVRELIEGYRLTRDLMRAPSMKALWTRELWSAGIDEDDRIEALLRQRVDTVYHPVGTCRMGRDAQAVVEERLRVRGIEGLRVVDASIMPAVVSGNTNAPAVMIAEKAADMIRVDSGQR, encoded by the coding sequence ATGAATGCGGATGCCGATTACCTGATCATCGGAGGCGGCTCCTCGGGTGCCGCACTCGCGAGCCGACTCAGCGAGTCGCCCGGCTGCCAGGTGCTGTTGCTCGAGGCCGGCGGACGCGGTGACGACTGGGTCGTTCAGACGCCGTTTGCCGGCGTGCTGCAGATCGCCACACGCCTGCACAACTGGGGCTTCGAGACCACGCCTCAGCCCGGCCTGAACGGACGACGTGGTTATCAGCCGCGCGGCCGGGTCCTCGGCGGGTCGTCGGCCATCAATGCGATGGTCTACACCCGCGGTCATCCCAGTGATTACGACGCCTGGGCCGCTGCCGGCAATGCGGGCTGGTCTTATGACGAGGTTCTGCCCTATTTCATTCGCTCCGAAGCCAATGCCCGCCTGGGCGCGCCCTGGCATGGTCAGGACGGGCCGCTGCGGGTCGGCGACCTGCGCACCGACAGCCCGGTGCATGCCGCCTGGCGCGCCGCTGCGCGCGAGTCCGGACACGCCGAGCAGGACGACTTCAACGGCGCCTCGATGGACGGCCTGGGCACCTATCAGGTCACCCAGTTCGAAGGCGAGCGCTGGAGCGTGGCACGCGGTTATCTGCATCCGCACCTGGGCCGGCGCCACAACCTGCAGGTGCAGACCGGCGTGCGGGCGCTGCGGCTGGTGTTCGAGGGTCGCCGCGCCGTCGGTGTCGAGGCGCTGCAGCACGGCCAGCGCCGCACCTGGCGCGCCGCCCGTGAAGTCATCGTCTCGGCGGGTGCGCTGCAATCTCCGCAACTGCTGATGCTGTCCGGCATCGGCGACGGGCAGGCGCTGCGGTCGCTCGGTCTGCCCGTGATGCAGCATCTGCCCGGGGTCGGCGCCCATCTGCATGACCATCCGGACTTCGTGTTCGGTTATGCCTCCGATCGCATCGACCTGGCCGGCTTTTCGATGCGCGGCGGTGTGCGACTGCTTCAGGAGATCGCCCGCTACCGCTCGACGCGCCGCGGCATGATCACCACCAACTTCGCCGAATGCGGCGGCTTTCTGCGCACCCGGTCCGGCCTCCCCGCACCGAATGTGCAGCTGCATCTGGTGGTGTCGATCGTCGAGGACCATGCGCGGCGCCTGCGTTGGGGTCACGGCTTGTCCTGCCATGTGTGCCTGCTGCGCCCACGCAGCCGCGGCCATTTGCGGCTGCAGAGCGCCGACCCGCTCGCAGCGCCGCTGATCGACCCGGCCTTCCTTCAAGACCCGGAGGATGTGCGTGAGCTGATCGAGGGCTACCGGCTGACCCGTGACCTGATGCGCGCGCCCAGCATGAAGGCGCTGTGGACACGCGAGCTGTGGAGCGCAGGCATCGACGAGGACGACCGCATCGAGGCCTTGCTGCGGCAGCGGGTGGACACGGTCTATCACCCGGTCGGCACCTGCCGGATGGGGCGCGACGCTCAGGCGGTGGTGGAAGAGCGCCTGCGGGTGCGCGGCATCGAAGGGCTGCGGGTGGTGGATGCCTCGATCATGCCGGCGGTCGTGAGCGGCAATACCAACGCGCCGGCGGTCATGATTGCAGAGAAGGCGGCGGACATGATCCGGGTCGACAGCGGGCAGAGATAA
- a CDS encoding coniferyl aldehyde dehydrogenase — MDNAPHEHLHLVLEQQRAAFDRDRLPSLAQRRDRLERLRRMTRTHANALAEAMSKDFGHRSHQESLLADLFTVESGARHAIKHVKRWMAVKRAPTALHFLPASNRLMPQPLGVVGIVAPWNYPYYLAMAPALAALAAGNRVMIKPSELTPRTSELMAKIVAEHFALEEMTVITGDAEVGKVFTQLPFDHLFFTGSTAVGRLVAQAAAKHLTPVTLELGGKSPALIDASADLAQAAERLAFGKLLNAGQTCVAPDYVLAPKAMVRPLADALIAAVRRHYPRISDNPDYTAIVSPRHHARLQGLLDDAQARGATLLPTHEDHPTDRRLVPTLLLNTTAEMTVMREEIFGPLLPIIGYDRPEDAIAHINAGDRPLALYWFGNDHAARDAVLARTHAGGVTVNDCIWHLGQEEQPFGGVGASGMGAYHGVWGFNTFSKLKPVFLQSRFAGTKLFYPPYGKTFDRLLGLLKKIA; from the coding sequence ATGGACAACGCCCCTCACGAACATCTGCATCTGGTGCTGGAACAGCAACGCGCCGCCTTCGATCGGGATCGGCTGCCCAGCCTCGCGCAACGCAGGGATCGGCTCGAACGCCTGCGTCGCATGACCCGCACCCATGCCAACGCGCTGGCCGAGGCGATGTCCAAGGACTTCGGCCATCGATCGCATCAGGAAAGCCTGCTGGCCGATCTGTTCACCGTCGAGTCCGGCGCGCGCCACGCAATCAAGCATGTGAAGCGCTGGATGGCAGTCAAGCGCGCGCCCACCGCCTTGCACTTCCTGCCGGCCAGCAATCGCCTGATGCCGCAGCCCTTGGGCGTGGTGGGCATCGTGGCGCCGTGGAACTATCCCTACTACCTGGCGATGGCGCCGGCGCTGGCGGCACTGGCGGCCGGCAATCGGGTGATGATCAAGCCCTCCGAGCTGACCCCTCGCACCTCCGAGCTGATGGCCAAGATCGTGGCCGAGCATTTCGCGCTGGAGGAGATGACGGTCATCACCGGCGATGCCGAGGTCGGCAAGGTCTTCACCCAGTTGCCGTTCGATCATCTGTTCTTCACCGGCTCCACCGCCGTCGGACGCCTCGTGGCGCAAGCCGCTGCCAAGCACCTGACGCCGGTGACACTGGAGCTCGGGGGCAAGTCGCCGGCCCTCATCGACGCCAGCGCCGACCTGGCGCAGGCCGCCGAGCGACTGGCCTTCGGCAAGTTGCTCAACGCCGGCCAGACCTGCGTGGCGCCGGACTATGTGCTGGCGCCGAAGGCGATGGTGCGACCGCTGGCGGACGCCCTGATCGCAGCGGTGCGGCGCCACTATCCGCGCATTTCGGACAACCCGGACTACACCGCCATCGTCAGTCCGCGCCACCACGCCCGGCTGCAAGGCCTGCTCGACGATGCGCAAGCGCGCGGCGCCACCCTGCTGCCCACGCATGAGGACCATCCGACCGATCGCCGCCTGGTGCCCACGCTGCTGTTGAACACCACCGCCGAGATGACCGTCATGCGCGAGGAAATCTTCGGTCCGCTGCTGCCGATCATCGGCTACGACCGACCTGAGGACGCCATCGCACACATCAACGCGGGCGACCGCCCGCTCGCCCTCTACTGGTTCGGCAACGACCACGCCGCGCGGGACGCGGTGCTGGCGCGCACCCATGCGGGCGGGGTGACGGTCAATGACTGCATCTGGCACCTGGGGCAGGAGGAGCAGCCCTTCGGCGGCGTCGGCGCGAGCGGCATGGGGGCCTATCACGGGGTCTGGGGCTTCAACACCTTCAGCAAGCTCAAGCCGGTGTTCCTGCAATCGCGCTTCGCCGGCACCAAGCTGTTCTATCCGCCGTACGGCAAGACCTTCGATCGTTTGCTGGGCTTGTTGAAGAAGATCGCCTGA